A region from the Kryptolebias marmoratus isolate JLee-2015 linkage group LG9, ASM164957v2, whole genome shotgun sequence genome encodes:
- the atp1b4 gene encoding protein ATP1B4, translating into MEPSSTDGRVDEKVVKSPPTKVILKHGQELEEEQDQLAEHQPLEQEDLNFERWKRRPIPRRTLHQKIADLKKYLWNAETNEFMGRSGKSWSLILLFYAGLYVFLAAMFGGCLFCLMWSISPYHPTYNDRVMPPGMTMAPHLEGHEIVFNASERKSWKKYARSMDEFLRPYNDGAQERKNIRCTHETYFMQDDLEESAERKACQFKRSWLGDCSGMHDPHYGYSQGRPCILLRMNRILGYLPGQGKPINVTCGVKKGPPEALGEIQFFPKSIFDMKYYPYYGKLRHVNYSSPVVAVRFAGVQYDTHIQVQCKLNGKGIVNDSPTDRYLGSVTFSFDVGA; encoded by the exons ATGGAGCCCAGTTCCACGGATGGAAGAGTTGATGAGAAGGTCGTTAAAAGTCCT CCGACCAAAGTGATACTCAAACATGGCCAGGAGCTGGAGGAAGAGCAGGATCAGCTAGCCGAGCATCAGCCTCTCGAGCAGGAAGACCTGAACTTTGAAAGGTGGAAGCGCAGGCCCATTCCCAGGAGGACCCTCCACCAGAAAATAGCCGACTTGAAGAAATACCTGTGGAATGCAGAGACCAACGAATTCATGGGACGCTCTGGCAAGAGCTGGA gCCTCATCCTGCTTTTCTACGCTGGACTTTATGTGTTTCTTGCAGCCATGTTTGGGGGCTGTTTGTTTTGCCTCATGTGGTCTATTAGTCCCTATCATCCCACCTATAATGACAGAGTGATGCCACCAG GTATGACGATGGCCCCACACCTAGAAGGCCATGAGATTGTTTTTAACGCATCTGAGCGCAAATCCTGGAAGAAGTACGCCAGGTCTATGGATGAGTTTCTAAGAC CCTATAACGACGGTGCCCAGGAAAGGAAGAATATTCGCTGCACACATGAAACATACTTCATGCAGGATGACCTGGAGGAGAGCGCCGAGCGGAAGGCCTGCCAGTTTAAGCGGTCCTGGCTGGGGGACTGCTCGGGGATGCACGACCCCCACTACGGCTATTCTCAGGGAAGGCCGTGCATCCTGCTGCGAATGAACCGG ATTCTTGGTTACTTACCTGGGCAGGGAAAACCAATAAATGTGACATGTGGAGTTAAG AAAGGACCACCGGAAGCCTTAGGAGAAATCCAGTTTTTCCCCAAAAGTATTTTTGACATGAAGTACTACCCTTACTACGGGAAGCTCAGACAC GTGAACTACTCTTCGCCTGTCGTGGCCGTGCGTTTTGCAGGAGTGCAGTACGACACTCACATTCAAGTGCAATGCAAACTGAACGGGAAAGGAATCGTTAACGATTCGCCCACCGACCGCTACCTGGGCAGCGTGACCTTCTCCTTCGATGTTGGAGCGTAA